Proteins from a genomic interval of Gossypium hirsutum isolate 1008001.06 chromosome A09, Gossypium_hirsutum_v2.1, whole genome shotgun sequence:
- the LOC107888835 gene encoding uncharacterized protein isoform X4 — MADGKLDLPDDLLSSKTSFDHSSLKGEAWDGNLEDKGHVGLLEGTKDQAISESNIPLSPQWLYSKPSDSKVLATGTSGDIRATNSLSHRTSGDSNLKDSWRLDGSQDKKDRRKTAVDLESSRRWREEERETSLLGRRDRRKEDRRADISSMRDVSENKLTSSERWNDINSRSSGHESRRDNKWSSRWGPEDKEKDSRTEKRTEAEKEEALTDKQAFVSGGRIASDRENDSHDKWRPRHRLEIHAGGAASHHSAPGFGLERGRVEGSTVRFAAGRGRSNANVSLQIGRPKSASVIGSRPLDKNKSFNTYCYPRGKLLDIYRKQKTAPNFLTVPDEMDHLSPLTQKETVEPVAFVPPDAEEEALLGDIWKGKTTSSGVSYNTARDTSGGKQSSTLNMEDSVESEINSTKEGGQRRVLPSDTGVTHALISDREIDGSINDADEIKSIDKGQVSDLKMQKLPRLEDKESSIHFGEGGELPEDSGSLFDFSSLQATLSHNQIDIKGNYEAHSLESVIPPEDLILCYLDPQGVIQGPYLGIDIISWFEQGYFGTDLPVRLADAQDGSPFQELGDVMPHLSMNSGSASSGSAVMRMQLPDSFEGSLGETISTSASALEFKGSDIGCDHKQSLSAVETSGTDFQLRRLTQSYPSEYQSSEDQSLHEFVAAQEEEIIFHGRPTSAGVDPSKISGEVQGSFGNPASHLSITDEFSKTNIPSHRDDELHPFGLLMSELRSPSGLKCSQSSNIASSIGDRGQFLDPLLDTETNFSDHSVVRRVPEQTSFPEAWPDDYRRNALSNPNIRLGTTGGWPSSHKEHEDNSFGLLRQLISQKLPNEPLQEENHFSHPFPYSAGFDVEHVQGFDLMLSKNLNRQRSIHHSDPHMEHLLELQFQQQRQLELQRQQQQLELQRQQQLELQRQQQQLELQRQQQQLELQRQQQQLELQRQQQLELQLQQQQQQQQQQLELQRQQQLRHHQIKLLQEQQQHLQLPHSQAQQLLLDQLLQHQIPDPGYGQQIFDAARDNIIDQVQLRRHLLAELQQNSHASRHLDSSLEQIIQAKINQGALQGQHAEFLDFMSQAKYGNMLPSEHQLRLKQEHLQAQQLSMALRQQLGMEGNRRLAGSLSVDDVGQFVGNPGSHHQAQSVGLNTSGLYRQRLSSLEEHICNLKQNHALEDLPERGIFDPNSTAFGRLTLPVAAPGMKVDNANSLDLAEHLYMHSNNQLDPFSSGNHSLNQQVLSNVYASHPGAMESFHARKNGQLENSWTAKEIPQLNLEAELQRRESEVDSSAWASAGGVNENSKKALMDLLYQKLGIQSMQSSEIDRQNSTSSSRGRETFWPVSGPQTSNFPFNHFPNQEVHVNNLFPEGHQNSNSSALLQGHLFGVASSASANHMVNCERLPLKANSGSFAEEQSFLLGIEDPSRSCYADASLMGKSAVDKEIAELEGKDKENGMKGMSTRNGSVSGSEDNVLEQVETTLDCGDLPSGIHSRHSSLGIDGSGRLYGYEIGVDKSAGEDVSNDRLPSMLPNGLDKVPQKCPPVPQVSSSQDVFSDQSSLSFVKQNNSASLATSDEGKQGTMANLGTMRSVETQASSKKDLRFRRTSSCNDAAVSEASFIEILKKPVLRGIEAANSTSLEPSDGATQAGRSGKKKGKKGRQIDPALLGFKVTSNRIMMGEIQRLDD; from the exons ATGGCTGACGGAAAATTAGATCTACCTGATGATCTCCTCTCCTCCAAAACCAGCTTCGACCACTCCTCTCTCAAAG GTGAAGCGTGGGATGGGAACTTGGAGGACAAAGGACACGTGGGGTTACTTGAGGGCACCAAAG ATCAAGCAATTTCAGAGAGCAATATACCTTTGTCTCCACAGTGGCTTTACTCTAAACCATCTGATTCTAAGGTGTTAGCTACTGGAACATCTGGG GATATAAGAGCCACAAATTCGTTGTCCCATAGAACCTCTGGTGATTCCAATCTGAAAGATAGTTGGCGTCTGGATGGGTCTCAAGACAAGAAAGACCGGAGGAAGACTGCAGTTGATCTTGAAAGCAGTCGCCGTTGGCGTGAAGAGGAGAGAGAAACAAGCTTACTTGGCCGAAGGGATCGCAGAAAAGAAGACCGTCGGGCAGATATTTCATCGATGAGGGATGTTTCTGAAAACAAGCTTACTTCTTCAGAGAGATGGAATGATATTAATAGTCGTAGTTCAGGACATGAATCTCGAAGAGACAACAAGTGGTCTTCAAGATGGGGTCCCGAAGACAAAGAAAAGGATTCTCGAACTGAGAAGAGGACAGAAGCTGAGAAGGAAGAAGCCCTTACTGACAAACAAGCTTTTGTAAGTGGGGGACGCATAGCTTCTGACCGTGAGAATGATTCTCATGATAAGTGGAGACCACGACATCGTTTGGAAATTCATGCAGGTGGGGCTGCTTCTCATCACAGTGCTCCAGGTTTTGGTTTAGAGAGGGGACGAGTGGAGGGATCAACTGTGCGGTTTGCAGCAGGACGAGGTAGATCAAATGCTAATGTAAGCCTACAAATTGGGAGGCCAAAATCTGCTTCTGTCATTGGATCTCGTCCTCTGGACAAAAACAAATCATTTAACACATATTGCTACCCTAGAGGAAAACTGCTTGATATTTACCGCAAGCAAAAGACTGCTCCAAATTTTCTCACTGTACCTGATGAGATGGATCATTTATCACCACTAACTCAGAAAGAAACTGTTGAGCCTGTAGCTTTTGTTCCTCCTGATGCAGAGGAAGAG GCTCTCCTTGGAGATATATGGAAGGGAAAAACTACAAGCAGTGGAGTGTCGTACAACACAGCTAGAGACACAA GTGGAGGGAAACAAAGTTCTACACTTAACATGGAGGATAGTGTTGAATCAG AAATAAATAGTACAAAAGAAGGTGGGCAGAGACGTGTTTTACCATCTGACACAGGTGTGACCCATGCTTTGATATCAGATAGGGAAATTGATGGCTCCATAAATGATGCTGATGAAATAAAATCTATTGATAAAGGACAAGTCTCTGATTTGAAAATGCAAAAGCTACCTAGGTTGGAGGATAAGGAATCATCCATTCATTTTGGAGAGGGTGGCGAGCTTCCTGAAGACTCAGGTTCTCTATTTGATTTTTCATCACTACAGGCTACCCTAAGCCATAACCAGATAGATATTAAGGGAAATTATGAGGCACATTCACTGGAAAGTGTTATCCCTCCTGAGGATTTGATTTTGTGCTATCTTGATCCTCAAGGGGTAATTCAGGGACCATATCTGGGAATTGACATAATTTCATGGTTTGAGCAAGGTTATTTTGGTACAGACTTGCCTGTTCGATTGGCAGATGCTCAGGATGGATCTCCTTTCCAAGAACTTGGCGATGTCATGCCGCACCTAAGCATGAATTCTGGTTCTGCATCCAGTGGTAGTGCAGTTATGAGAATGCAATTACCTGATTCTTTTGAAGGTAGCTTGGGTGAGACCATATCTACTTCTGCTTCTGCTCTTGAATTTAAGGGGTCTGACATTGGATGTGATCATAAGCAGTCTTTGTCTGCTGTTGAGACTTCTGGAACTGATTTTCAGTTAAGACGACTTACTCAAAGTTATCCTTCTGAGTATCAGTCTTCTGAAGATCAAAGCCTCCATGAATTTGTTGCTGCTCAAGAAGAGG AAATTATTTTTCATGGAAGGCCCACAAGTGCGGGGGTTGATCCTTCTAAAATTTCTGGTGAAGTTCAAGGTTCTTTTGGCAATCCTGCAAGCCATTTGTCCATTACAGATGAGTTTTCAAAAACCAATATACCTTCTCATCGAGATGACGAGCTGCATCCCTTTGGTTTGTTGATGTCTGAGTTGAGGAGCCCATCTGGTTTGAAGTGTTCTCAATCATCTAATATAGCTTCCAGCATCGGTGATAGGGGGCAGTTTTTAGATCCTTTGCTTGATACAGAGACAAACTTTAGTGATCACAGCGTTGTTCGTAGAGTCCCTGAACAGACTTCTTTTCCTGAGGCTTGGCCTGATGATTATAGAAGAAATGCTTTGTCTAACCCTAACATTCGTCTAGGAACTACTGGTGGTTGGCCCTCATCTCACAAGGAGCACGAAGACAATAGTTTTGGCCTTTTACGTCAGCTAATATCACAAAAGCTGCCCAATGAACCACTTCAAGAGGAAAATCATTTCTCTCATCCCTTTCCATATTCAGCTGGATTTGATGTGGAGCATGTCCAGGGTTTCGATCTTATGCTGAGCAAAAATCTCAACCGCCAGAGATCAATCCATCATTCAGATCCTCATATGGAACACCTTTTGGAACTTCAGTTTCAACAGCAGCGGCAGTTGGAACTTCAGCGACAGCAGCAGCAGCTGGAACTTCAGAGGCAGCAGCAGCTGGAACTTCAGCGGCAACAGCAGCAACTGGAACTACAGCGACAGCAGCAGCAGCTAGAGTTACAGCGGCAGCAGCAGCAGCTAGAGTTACAGCGGCAGCAGCAGTTGGAACTACAGctacagcagcagcagcagcagcagcagcagcagttgGAACTTCAGCGGCAGCAGCAGCTTCGTCACCACCAAATTAAATTGTTACAGGAGCAGCAGCAACATCTACAGCTGCCACATTCTCAAGCTCAGCAATTGCTTCTTGATCAATTGCTGCAGCATCAGATCCCTGATCCTGGTTATGGTCAGCAAATATTTGATGCTGCTAGAGACAACATAATCGATCAGGTTCAGTTACGAAGGCATCTCCTTGCTGAATTGCAACAGAATTCTCATGCTTCAAGGCACCTGGATTCATCGCTGGAGCAGATCATCCAAGCGAAGATTAACCAGGGTGCACTCCAAGGGCAGCATGCTGAGTTTTTGGATTTCATGTCACAGGCAAAGTATGGCAATATGCTTCCTTCAGAGCATCAGCTTCGTCTTAAACAAGAACACTTGCAAGCGCAGCAATTATCTATGGCACTTAGGCAACAATTAGGAATGGAGGGGAATAGAAGACTTGCCGGTTCATTGTCTGTAGATGACGTTGGTCAGTTTGTTGGGAATCCTGGCAGTCATCATCAGGCTCAATCTGTAGGGTTGAATACTTCAGGTCTTTACCGGCAGAGGCTATCATCTCTTGAAGAGCATATCTGCAATCTTAAGCAGAATCATGCTTTGGAGGACCTACCAGAGCGAGGGATTTTTGACCCCAACTCTACAGCATTTGGCAGGTTGACTCTTCCTGTAGCTGCTCCTGGAATGAAAGTAGACAATGCAAATTCTCTAGATCTAGCAGAACATCTTTATATGCACTCCAACAACCAACTGGATCCATTTTCTTCAGGTAACCACTCTCTTAACCAGCAAGTTTTAAGCAATGTATACGCTTCTCATCCTGGTGCAATGGAGAGCTTCCATGCAAGGAAAAATGGGCAGCTAGAAAATAGTTGGACTGCAAAAGAGATACCACAATTAAATCTTGAAGCAGAACTGCAAAGAAGGGAGTCTGAAGTTGATTCAAGTGCTTGGGCATCAGCTGGAGGGGTTAATGAAAACTCTAAGAAGGCTTTAATGGACCTTCTTTACCAAAAACTTGGTATTCAATCTATGCAATCATCAGAAATCGATCGTCAGAATTCTACTTCATCTTCCAGAGGGCGGGAAACCTTTTGGCCTGTTTCTGGGCCACAAACTTCCAATTTTCCTTTTAATCATTTTCCAAATCAGGAAGTTCATGTGAACAACTTGTTTCCGGAAGGCCATCAAAATTCTAATTCAAGTGCCTTGTTGCAAGGTCATTTGTTTGGAGTTGCTTCAAGTGCATCTGCCAACCACATGGTTAACTGTGAAAGATTGCCTCTTAAAGCCAATTCTGGCTCATTTGCAGAAGAGCAGTCATTCTTGTTGGGCATTGAAGATCCTTCTCGTAGTTGCTATGCAGATGCTAGCTTGATGGGAAAATCAGCTGTGGATAAAGAAATAGCAGAACTGGAAGGAAAAGACAAAGAAAATGGAATGAAAGGCATGAGTACAAGGAATGGTTCTGTGTCAGGGTCTGAGGACAATGTATTAGAGCAAGTAGAGACAACCTTGGACTGTGGTGACCTACCAAGTGGCATCCATAGCCGGCATAGTTCTCTTGGAATCG ATGGAAGCGGCAGGTTGTATGGGTATGAAATTGGAGTAGATAAGTCGGCTGGAGAAGATGTTTCTAATGATAG GTTACCTTCAATGCTGCCAAATGGGCTTGACAAAGTTCCACAGAAATGCCCACCCGTGCCACAGGTTTCTTCATCCCAGGATGTCTTTTCTGATCAAAGCTCACTGTCATTTGTCAAGCAGAATAATTCTGCAAGCCTTGCAACTTCTGATG AAGGAAAACAGGGGACGATGGCAAATCTAGGAACGATGAGGAGTGTAGAAACTCAGGCATCTAGCAAGAAAGACCTCCGTTTTAGGAGGACCTCATCTTGCAATGATGCTGCAGTGTCTGAAGCATCATTCATTGAGATTCTAAAGAAGCCGGTTCTTCGTGGGATTGAGGCAGCTAACAGCACTTCTTTGGAACCATCTGATGGTGCAACACAAGCTGGACGAAGTggcaagaagaaagggaaaaaggGAAGACAGATTGATCCTGCTCTACTGGGTTTCAAAGTCACCAGCAACCGTATAATGATGGGTGAGATCCAACGCCTTGATGATTGA